A window of the Myxosarcina sp. GI1 genome harbors these coding sequences:
- a CDS encoding AAA domain-containing protein, with protein MTTVYNPYEDWGYKFTGKAIDSFIRDIEGEATLNKYPEFCARRDRAEQLMFDLFGSTPYLFYVRRIEQGHNLGEQKWELILATDLDNILKFPTKLEDKGSTLKLVSIVNNDGYGGLRIIYARLRPKHEGKKDSFAQSCYIRLRSNYQYGIGVPPEAIKRIIDKPFKKDYVPTDEQLKAWKIFLKVLERLAREKQFCVPFVSHNYGEATRNITFKIDARSATVDSQAEDRIELDAFWQRAKRARNQNIKLKENNLSDSDGRKLGTIESIDSEKNLLKISLDDEIFDSLAEGHYALPQEGLLSFEAVGDLVAIGWQKKAIKALENGWTQNPYLGQFLFDASQAREPKENIQIQPQDLLLKTINPSQKAAVETVLSAPDLALIQGPPGTGKTTVIAEICYQVALRGGRTLIASQANLAVDNALSRLQHNPVIRAVRKGNKNSVGLEGEPFLEDKVIKTWLQNTSADCEQRLNQKLELAKILRQLLASAEHFDTYLITEEKFQPKHKQLVAHQVILEKDYQHKHQAHALAQEKQKEIELLYGNLEAILASSPPVNWDWTTIVNCLTKLTPYTNKDDSVEQLAINVDKVTVLVKEIDLVVPEYNLFVIAGWLQDNLPLKLAEARLVLDRAKDAKTAMVEANSAWQTFQEYSAKDSELKQEQQEISDAIQNRQQQIATLHECLDIVQNTISELNLSIKLHYLQIFRELEPLSVKFADYIRAESTFVSQQKLLQECKATIESEYRVKKEDCKEAEQKEREIKFLKFNLEGLLAKVPNVNWYELEVIDLLARLQPYVDKETSARGSTENVINEIREIAIKFNILPSEYRLLGWVGLYNGISTQLASIQTALSLAQNVALAMSEIDFAAQTLIKNKNLIAQLQAEKSKITQKQTEFQKELNNLNLQKSKLNLASADLQKWSQTAYLKLYEASEQCFQHQQSLTKYSLQLPVSFVEIANSDRANSKPWETCLRFGNNKLSKLITQYHEWKEILVIFRSIDLMIQEGKNLVNVNPQTLSSNTVDEFFNAIAEEINSLNPLQAIKKLQNRTQTTLGQIQKKLGTWNQHWQFINYQQRRGLLRSELRAIAQHCNAIIKQNKLKELESIFKQITDETTNGIFTSSQQFLDKTSEEINHKVRQIQERLNELKNDELGILRQISLAQESVKKSRNEGKYNFSQVLTLLRQMNESPILPESLRSIAKQDLQPSDIRRLAPQFLGQVNYYQNCFDKLEVLIPKLNPFSVLSNVNRLITVALDSCRENNESLDREVKNARHQLDKIDIQLEQNLESLKTQRSQAKTETEELLNQLTEQLTEQTRSETDIHRQILITKEQVKTSKSEAEHKIEQFIELWQEIRESSQLLPQLHTFFNKCFQNPKTGIADSSELSSLVKTHESQIEQIENLIPQLNPFPVLSKIKSKIDIDLQQQQKTTVEAFERLQDSQAQLDEIKTQLQQQTNAIEQERHWWQEYWQTVPKDLRPEEEFADLFELNFLRKFRLQFEIWRQQLGGTEAYLNRYQNLISDWIERLKNPSEQNRHELRRIYLDNANVIGITCSQSARGDFSKEFKSFDVVIIDEVSKCTPPELLIPALKAKKLVLVGDHRQLPPMLNNDTVEEIAEELGTTTEELKYLKQSLFKNLFESAPESIKKMLTIQYRMHPQIMGAINQFYEDNLECGLTNPEEQRAHYLANSYIKNNNHVVWVKTPLNQEFKEIFHSPGYTNPKEIEVIENICQQFEQTWSVKVRQGQPRKEIGIITFYGRQLKLIEDILDFDKFPSLHIRTGTVDRFQGMERQVIIVSMVRNNERKNVGFAKKPERVNVAFSRAQELLVIIGCHSLFTKSTEYSEIAHLANLHGGLIDVSDIFQATN; from the coding sequence ATGACAACTGTATACAATCCTTATGAAGATTGGGGCTATAAATTTACTGGTAAAGCAATTGATAGTTTTATTCGGGATATCGAAGGCGAGGCAACTTTAAATAAATATCCAGAATTTTGCGCTCGCCGCGATCGTGCCGAACAGTTAATGTTCGACCTCTTTGGTTCAACCCCCTATTTATTTTATGTACGTCGCATCGAACAAGGTCATAATCTAGGGGAGCAAAAATGGGAATTAATTTTAGCAACAGATTTAGACAACATTCTTAAGTTTCCGACAAAGCTTGAAGACAAAGGATCGACTTTAAAATTAGTATCTATTGTCAATAACGATGGATACGGTGGTTTAAGAATTATTTATGCTCGGTTGCGTCCCAAACATGAAGGAAAAAAAGATAGTTTTGCTCAGTCTTGTTATATTCGTCTTCGCTCCAATTATCAATATGGCATTGGAGTACCACCCGAAGCAATAAAACGCATAATAGATAAGCCATTTAAAAAAGATTATGTTCCAACTGATGAACAGTTAAAGGCTTGGAAAATTTTTCTGAAAGTTTTAGAACGCTTAGCTAGAGAAAAGCAATTTTGTGTACCTTTTGTCAGTCATAATTACGGTGAAGCCACTAGAAATATAACTTTTAAAATTGATGCTCGCTCTGCAACTGTAGATAGTCAAGCTGAGGACAGGATCGAATTAGATGCTTTTTGGCAAAGAGCTAAACGAGCGCGTAATCAAAACATCAAGCTAAAAGAAAATAATCTAAGCGATAGCGATGGAAGAAAATTAGGAACGATTGAATCAATAGATTCTGAAAAGAACTTGCTCAAAATTAGCTTAGATGATGAAATCTTCGACTCTCTTGCTGAAGGACATTATGCCTTACCACAAGAAGGACTGCTATCTTTTGAGGCAGTTGGCGATCTTGTTGCGATCGGGTGGCAGAAAAAAGCGATAAAAGCTTTAGAAAACGGATGGACGCAAAATCCCTATTTAGGTCAGTTTCTGTTTGACGCTTCTCAAGCTAGAGAACCCAAAGAAAACATTCAAATTCAGCCACAAGATTTATTGTTAAAAACTATTAATCCCTCTCAAAAAGCTGCTGTAGAGACAGTGCTATCTGCACCAGATTTAGCATTAATTCAAGGACCACCAGGAACGGGTAAAACTACTGTAATTGCAGAGATTTGCTATCAGGTTGCTTTACGAGGCGGACGTACCCTAATCGCTTCTCAAGCTAATTTAGCCGTAGATAATGCTCTGTCACGATTACAACACAATCCTGTAATTCGCGCTGTTAGGAAAGGAAACAAAAACTCCGTTGGACTTGAAGGAGAGCCATTTCTCGAAGACAAAGTAATTAAAACTTGGCTACAAAATACCTCCGCAGACTGCGAACAACGTCTGAATCAAAAACTCGAACTCGCCAAGATTCTGCGTCAACTGTTAGCGTCAGCAGAACACTTTGACACCTATCTCATAACAGAAGAAAAATTTCAGCCGAAACACAAACAATTAGTAGCTCACCAAGTAATCTTAGAAAAAGATTATCAACATAAACATCAAGCTCATGCGCTCGCCCAAGAGAAACAAAAGGAAATAGAATTACTCTATGGGAATTTAGAGGCTATTCTTGCCTCCTCACCCCCGGTAAATTGGGATTGGACAACAATAGTTAATTGCTTAACAAAACTTACTCCCTACACAAATAAAGATGATTCTGTCGAACAATTAGCGATAAATGTAGATAAGGTAACAGTCCTCGTCAAAGAAATTGACTTAGTTGTTCCAGAGTACAATCTATTTGTTATAGCAGGATGGCTGCAAGACAACCTACCTCTAAAGTTAGCTGAAGCTCGTCTGGTCTTAGATCGTGCTAAAGATGCGAAAACAGCTATGGTTGAGGCTAATTCCGCTTGGCAGACTTTTCAAGAATATTCTGCTAAAGATAGCGAGTTGAAACAAGAACAGCAGGAAATCTCAGACGCTATACAAAATAGACAACAACAAATTGCCACTTTACATGAATGCTTGGATATAGTTCAAAATACTATTTCAGAACTAAATTTATCGATAAAACTTCATTACTTGCAAATTTTTAGGGAGTTAGAACCGCTATCTGTAAAATTTGCCGACTATATTCGAGCAGAATCAACTTTTGTCTCTCAGCAGAAGCTATTACAAGAATGTAAAGCAACTATAGAATCAGAATATCGAGTAAAAAAAGAAGACTGCAAAGAAGCCGAACAAAAAGAGCGCGAGATTAAGTTTCTTAAATTTAATTTAGAGGGATTACTAGCAAAAGTACCGAATGTAAACTGGTACGAGTTAGAAGTCATTGACTTGTTAGCACGTCTCCAACCTTACGTAGATAAAGAAACATCGGCACGAGGCTCGACGGAAAACGTCATTAACGAGATTAGAGAAATAGCTATTAAATTTAATATCTTACCCTCAGAATATCGACTATTAGGTTGGGTTGGATTGTACAACGGCATATCTACTCAACTAGCATCAATTCAGACAGCACTGTCTTTGGCTCAGAATGTGGCTTTGGCAATGTCTGAGATAGATTTCGCAGCCCAAACTTTAATAAAAAATAAAAATTTGATTGCTCAGTTACAAGCAGAAAAATCAAAAATTACTCAAAAGCAAACTGAGTTTCAGAAAGAATTAAACAATTTAAATCTTCAAAAATCTAAGCTAAATTTAGCGAGCGCGGATTTGCAAAAATGGTCGCAAACAGCTTATCTAAAACTGTATGAAGCGAGTGAGCAGTGTTTTCAGCATCAGCAAAGCTTAACAAAATATTCACTTCAGTTACCAGTTTCTTTTGTCGAAATAGCAAATAGCGATCGGGCTAATAGTAAACCTTGGGAAACTTGTTTGCGTTTTGGCAATAACAAACTAAGTAAATTAATTACTCAGTATCATGAATGGAAAGAGATTTTGGTAATTTTTCGTTCGATAGATTTGATGATACAGGAAGGGAAAAACTTAGTAAATGTTAATCCTCAAACTCTTAGTAGTAATACTGTTGATGAATTTTTCAATGCTATTGCTGAAGAAATTAATTCTTTAAATCCCTTACAGGCAATTAAAAAATTACAAAATCGAACTCAAACAACTCTCGGACAAATACAAAAAAAGCTTGGTACTTGGAATCAGCATTGGCAATTTATTAACTATCAGCAACGTAGAGGACTGTTAAGATCTGAACTAAGAGCGATCGCCCAGCATTGTAATGCCATTATTAAACAAAACAAACTAAAAGAACTCGAATCAATTTTCAAACAAATTACAGATGAAACAACTAACGGCATATTTACAAGTTCTCAGCAATTCTTAGATAAGACTAGCGAAGAAATAAACCACAAGGTTCGGCAAATCCAAGAACGATTAAATGAACTTAAAAATGACGAACTAGGAATACTCAGGCAAATATCTTTGGCTCAGGAGTCAGTAAAAAAATCTCGCAACGAAGGCAAATATAACTTTAGCCAAGTCTTAACCTTGCTAAGACAAATGAATGAGTCACCAATTTTACCCGAATCATTACGCAGTATAGCAAAGCAAGATTTACAACCTTCAGATATACGCAGGTTAGCACCACAATTTTTAGGACAAGTAAATTATTATCAGAATTGTTTCGATAAGCTTGAGGTTTTAATTCCAAAACTCAATCCTTTTAGCGTACTTTCAAATGTTAATAGGTTAATTACAGTCGCTCTAGATAGCTGTAGAGAGAACAATGAAAGCCTAGATCGAGAAGTTAAAAATGCTCGACATCAATTAGATAAAATAGATATTCAATTAGAGCAAAATCTAGAAAGTTTAAAAACTCAACGCTCTCAAGCAAAAACTGAAACAGAAGAACTACTTAACCAGCTAACAGAACAGCTAACAGAACAAACAAGATCGGAAACAGATATTCACAGGCAAATACTAATAACAAAAGAGCAAGTAAAAACCAGTAAAAGTGAAGCCGAACACAAGATAGAGCAATTTATCGAACTTTGGCAAGAAATCAGAGAAAGTTCTCAACTACTTCCTCAGTTACATACTTTTTTCAATAAATGCTTTCAAAATCCTAAGACTGGTATAGCTGACTCGTCGGAACTATCATCACTAGTAAAAACCCACGAAAGTCAAATCGAGCAAATAGAAAACTTAATTCCTCAACTTAATCCTTTTCCCGTACTTTCAAAAATTAAAAGTAAAATTGACATCGATCTTCAACAGCAACAAAAAACTACCGTCGAAGCATTCGAGCGACTGCAAGATTCTCAAGCTCAACTCGATGAAATTAAAACTCAACTACAGCAACAAACAAATGCGATCGAACAGGAGCGTCATTGGTGGCAGGAATATTGGCAAACTGTTCCGAAAGATCTCAGACCAGAAGAAGAATTTGCAGATTTATTCGAGCTAAATTTCTTACGCAAATTTAGACTTCAGTTCGAGATTTGGCGACAGCAATTAGGAGGAACAGAGGCTTATCTCAACCGATATCAAAATCTAATTTCTGACTGGATTGAGAGACTAAAAAATCCATCCGAGCAAAATCGTCACGAACTAAGACGAATTTATTTAGATAACGCCAATGTCATTGGTATTACCTGTAGTCAATCAGCTAGGGGAGATTTTTCTAAAGAGTTTAAATCTTTTGATGTAGTCATTATTGATGAGGTTAGTAAATGCACGCCTCCTGAGTTGTTAATTCCTGCTTTAAAAGCCAAGAAACTAGTGCTAGTAGGCGACCATCGACAGTTACCACCTATGCTCAACAATGACACTGTAGAAGAAATTGCTGAAGAATTGGGGACTACGACAGAAGAACTTAAATATTTAAAACAATCTCTATTCAAAAACTTGTTTGAATCTGCTCCAGAGAGTATTAAAAAGATGCTGACCATTCAGTATCGAATGCACCCTCAAATTATGGGAGCAATTAATCAGTTTTATGAAGATAATCTTGAATGCGGTCTGACTAATCCAGAAGAGCAACGCGCTCACTATCTAGCTAACTCTTATATTAAAAATAACAATCATGTAGTTTGGGTAAAAACTCCTCTTAATCAGGAATTCAAAGAAATATTTCATTCTCCTGGATATACTAACCCTAAAGAAATTGAAGTTATTGAAAACATTTGCCAACAATTCGAGCAAACTTGGTCTGTAAAAGTTCGGCAAGGACAACCCAGAAAAGAAATAGGCATTATTACTTTCTATGGTCGTCAACTAAAACTAATAGAAGACATTCTAGACTTTGATAAGTTTCCTTCTCTGCATATTCGTACTGGTACAGTTGACAGATTTCAAGGCATGGAAAGACAAGTCATCATTGTCAGCATGGTACGAAATAACGAACGAAAAAATGTTGGATTTGCCAAAAAGCCAGAGCGGGTAAATGTTGCTTTTTCTCGCGCTCAAGAATTACTGGTAATTATTGGTTGTCACTCACTGTTTACAAAATCGACCGAATATTCTGAGATTGCACATCTAGCTAACTTACATGGAGGTTTAATTGATGTTTCTGACATCTTCCAAGCGACCAATTGA
- a CDS encoding Tn3 family transposase, producing the protein MTVISRTAYPQFKRYPSNKELHELYTPTVEEIKFVTSRTRSKTGLLGLMVMLKSFQRLGYFTHPELVPQPIIIHLRTCLELDDRVSPVPSLRSIRYYQEAIREYLNISPYDNRGQELAAIAIRDAAFVRDHPADLINVAIEELVRQRYELPAFSTLDRLACHIRSIVNTRLFKRVARKLSPTDRQNIDGLLVPDTVENTNANLNLLKSPPKSHKLKYIKELQDKFDTMMLVGDAQKLLSFIPATKVKSFAALARTLDISEFNDFRLPKRRTLLLCLLYQAQVKTRDHMVEMFLKRIKKIHNNAKTKLEYLREKYLNQTQTMLEMFGEILVFSEKSPSYTQLGKQVQGLLDNNGGTPLLLEQYSEIASVNTKDHFPLLWSFYSPYRKALFDLVRSLEICSTSNEQSVIEAVRFVLDNQHKRSKLLKANLDLSFIGEQWLKLVVVEVNGEELLVRRQLEICIFSYLAQELKTGDACVIGSENYADFRQQLLPWSECEPKIAEYCSSLGIPDTPEEFVSQLQERLTTVAREVDLICSKGDQITINEEGIPVLKRITAQDKPDGTEALFNAIRERLPQRSVLDVLCNVEHWLNWTRHFGPLSGSEPKLLNPQERYILTAFGYGCNIGPNEMARHVRGKVTSHMLSYTNRRHVTSSYLEAAIKDIINAYNRLSLPKCWGSGKKAAADGSKFEIYENNLMSECHIRYGGYGGIAYHHVSDTYIALFTHFIACGVWEAVYILDGLLKNTSDIQPDTLHADTQGQSSTVFALSHLLGIKLMPRIRNWQDLDFLRPHKDEVYDYIEPLFDDVAEWKLIQTHWQDLMRVVLSIKAGKLLPSTVLRKLGSYSRKNRLYQAFRALGKVIRTMYLLRFISDRALRREVTACTNIVESYHHFLDWLFFGKDGVITDNDPVEQEKRLKYLDLVASAVILQNTVDMTGVIRSLSAEGFKINRRMLATMSPYINRNLKRYGDYVVDLKNIPQPFEVAINLPASIFET; encoded by the coding sequence ATTACCGTAATTAGTCGAACTGCTTATCCTCAGTTCAAACGTTATCCATCTAACAAAGAACTACACGAACTTTATACCCCAACGGTCGAAGAAATAAAATTTGTTACCAGTCGTACCAGAAGCAAAACAGGACTGTTGGGCTTAATGGTAATGCTTAAATCCTTCCAAAGATTGGGCTATTTCACTCATCCAGAATTAGTCCCTCAGCCAATTATTATTCACTTACGCACTTGTCTAGAATTAGATGATCGAGTCTCTCCTGTTCCTTCCTTACGGTCGATTCGCTACTATCAAGAAGCTATCAGAGAATATTTGAACATCAGTCCCTATGATAATCGAGGTCAAGAATTAGCAGCGATCGCTATTAGAGATGCAGCCTTTGTCAGAGATCATCCCGCAGATTTAATTAACGTAGCCATTGAAGAGTTAGTAAGACAACGCTACGAATTACCAGCCTTTAGCACTTTAGATCGTTTAGCCTGTCATATTCGCTCGATTGTAAATACCCGTTTATTCAAGCGAGTAGCCCGCAAACTATCCCCCACTGATAGGCAGAACATAGATGGCTTGCTAGTTCCCGATACTGTTGAGAATACTAATGCCAATCTCAACCTCCTCAAATCCCCTCCCAAAAGTCATAAACTCAAGTACATCAAAGAACTACAGGATAAGTTCGATACCATGATGCTGGTGGGAGATGCCCAAAAATTACTCTCATTTATCCCTGCGACCAAAGTTAAATCCTTTGCTGCACTAGCCAGAACTCTAGATATTTCTGAATTTAACGATTTTAGGCTGCCCAAACGCCGAACTTTACTGTTGTGCTTGCTCTACCAAGCTCAAGTGAAAACTCGCGACCACATGGTAGAGATGTTTCTCAAACGGATTAAAAAAATCCACAACAATGCCAAAACCAAGTTGGAGTATTTAAGAGAGAAATATCTCAATCAAACCCAGACTATGTTGGAAATGTTTGGCGAGATTCTGGTTTTCTCCGAGAAATCCCCAAGCTATACTCAATTGGGAAAGCAGGTACAGGGCTTGTTAGACAATAATGGCGGAACTCCTTTACTACTAGAACAATACTCGGAAATTGCCTCTGTTAATACCAAAGACCATTTTCCCTTACTCTGGTCGTTTTATTCCCCCTATCGTAAGGCATTATTTGACTTGGTAAGATCCTTAGAAATTTGCTCTACTTCCAACGAACAGTCAGTCATCGAAGCAGTACGGTTTGTTCTAGACAACCAGCACAAAAGAAGTAAACTTCTCAAAGCCAATTTAGACTTAAGTTTTATCGGCGAACAATGGCTAAAGCTCGTAGTTGTAGAAGTTAATGGCGAAGAATTGTTGGTGCGCCGTCAGTTAGAGATTTGTATTTTTTCCTATTTAGCTCAAGAACTCAAGACGGGAGATGCTTGTGTCATAGGTTCGGAGAACTATGCTGATTTTCGCCAACAATTATTACCCTGGTCGGAATGCGAACCAAAAATCGCCGAATACTGTTCTTCCTTGGGCATTCCCGATACCCCAGAAGAATTTGTCTCCCAACTGCAAGAGCGACTTACTACAGTAGCTCGCGAAGTAGATCTTATTTGCTCAAAGGGCGACCAGATAACCATTAATGAAGAGGGTATTCCCGTTCTCAAAAGAATTACCGCTCAAGATAAACCCGACGGTACAGAAGCTTTGTTTAACGCCATTCGAGAACGTTTGCCCCAGCGTAGCGTGCTAGATGTTCTCTGTAATGTAGAACATTGGCTAAATTGGACGAGACATTTTGGTCCTTTATCGGGCAGCGAACCTAAATTATTAAACCCTCAAGAAAGGTATATCCTGACAGCATTTGGTTATGGATGCAATATTGGTCCTAATGAGATGGCACGTCACGTCCGAGGAAAAGTAACTTCTCATATGCTTTCTTATACCAATCGCCGTCACGTTACCAGTTCTTATTTAGAAGCTGCGATTAAAGATATCATCAATGCCTATAACCGCCTTAGTCTTCCCAAATGTTGGGGTAGCGGAAAAAAAGCAGCAGCCGATGGAAGCAAATTTGAAATCTATGAAAATAACCTGATGAGCGAGTGTCATATTCGCTATGGGGGTTACGGCGGAATCGCTTACCATCACGTTTCCGATACTTACATTGCCCTGTTTACTCACTTCATTGCCTGTGGAGTTTGGGAGGCAGTTTATATCCTCGATGGGTTGCTGAAAAACACTTCTGATATTCAACCCGACACCCTCCACGCAGATACCCAAGGACAATCTTCTACCGTTTTTGCCCTTTCTCACCTATTGGGGATTAAATTGATGCCCAGGATTCGTAATTGGCAGGATTTAGATTTTCTCCGTCCCCATAAGGACGAAGTTTACGATTATATCGAGCCTCTATTCGATGATGTTGCTGAATGGAAGTTAATTCAGACTCATTGGCAAGACCTGATGCGGGTTGTACTGTCAATTAAAGCAGGAAAACTTTTACCTTCAACGGTTTTAAGGAAATTGGGTAGTTATAGTCGGAAGAATAGATTGTATCAGGCTTTTCGGGCTTTAGGGAAAGTCATACGCACCATGTATCTTCTGCGATTTATTTCCGATCGCGCTTTGCGACGAGAGGTTACTGCCTGTACTAATATCGTTGAGAGCTATCATCATTTTTTAGATTGGCTGTTCTTTGGCAAAGACGGCGTAATTACAGACAATGACCCCGTAGAACAAGAGAAGCGACTAAAGTATCTAGATTTGGTAGCTAGCGCGGTAATTCTCCAGAATACGGTAGATATGACTGGGGTAATTCGTTCTTTGAGTGCAGAAGGATTCAAGATTAATCGTCGGATGTTGGCAACTATGAGTCCTTATATCAACCGCAATCTCAAGCGATACGGGGACTACGTGGTGGATTTGAAGAACATTCCCCAACCATTTGAGGTGGCGATTAACCTGCCAGCTAGTATTTTTGAAACTTAA
- a CDS encoding glycoside hydrolase family 10 protein, with product MLKWYRRLTIFFVSYFLIICFWQAPAVEQIVKGQELRGIWMTNYGSSLAYHTTRLDEVVANIAKHQLNTIYPAVWNRGYTLYPSPVTQQAEGRKQDFLTTLTHEDILSSLVYQAHRQHLRLIPWFEYGLMIPTTSAIARKHPDWLTTTKNGDIVKNYRGNKPNWIPKRLFNFKEEITGLNQGWLNPFHPEVQNFLTDLIVDVVQRYSIDGIQLDDHFGLPVEFGYDSYTIELYRQEHYGSSPPNNFSDPEWLAWRAEKITQFMTQLVKKVRAANDKAVISLSPNLPDFAYQKYLQNWSRWVELDLLDEVIVQVYRPTNKLAGELNNNSLSYLKQKTPIAIGLYTGPFHSPKTSEQIQREVEIVRNAAYNGVSFFCWETTLWLFKSSSATSIEQTFQHLFN from the coding sequence ATGCTCAAGTGGTATCGACGATTAACAATATTTTTTGTATCGTATTTTCTTATTATATGTTTTTGGCAAGCTCCTGCTGTCGAGCAAATTGTTAAAGGGCAAGAATTAAGAGGAATTTGGATGACCAATTATGGTTCATCTCTTGCCTACCATACAACTAGACTAGACGAAGTAGTAGCTAATATAGCCAAACACCAACTAAATACTATTTATCCTGCTGTTTGGAATAGAGGCTATACTCTCTATCCTAGTCCAGTAACCCAACAAGCAGAAGGACGGAAGCAAGATTTTCTAACAACTTTGACTCATGAAGACATTCTCTCTAGCTTAGTTTATCAAGCTCATCGTCAACACTTACGGTTAATTCCTTGGTTTGAGTATGGCTTAATGATTCCTACTACGTCCGCTATTGCTCGGAAACATCCAGATTGGCTGACTACAACCAAAAACGGAGACATTGTAAAAAATTACCGAGGGAATAAACCAAATTGGATACCAAAACGATTATTTAACTTTAAAGAGGAAATTACAGGACTCAATCAAGGATGGCTCAATCCATTTCATCCTGAAGTGCAAAATTTCCTTACCGATCTAATAGTTGATGTGGTTCAAAGATACTCAATAGATGGTATTCAGTTAGATGACCATTTTGGACTGCCTGTTGAGTTTGGATACGATTCTTACACAATTGAGTTATATCGCCAAGAACATTATGGTTCTAGTCCGCCCAATAATTTCTCAGATCCAGAATGGCTTGCATGGCGAGCCGAAAAAATTACTCAGTTTATGACTCAACTGGTAAAAAAAGTCCGTGCTGCTAATGACAAAGCTGTTATATCTCTGTCTCCAAATTTACCTGATTTTGCTTACCAAAAATATCTACAAAATTGGTCGCGCTGGGTAGAATTAGATTTACTCGACGAGGTTATCGTACAGGTGTATCGCCCTACTAACAAATTAGCTGGCGAACTAAATAACAATAGCTTGAGTTATCTAAAGCAAAAAACTCCAATTGCTATCGGTCTTTATACTGGACCGTTTCATTCACCAAAAACAAGCGAACAAATTCAACGCGAGGTGGAAATAGTTAGAAATGCTGCTTATAATGGTGTTTCTTTTTTCTGCTGGGAAACTACTCTGTGGCTATTTAAAAGCAGTTCAGCTACTAGTATCGAACAAACTTTTCAACATTTATTCAATTGA
- a CDS encoding phospholipase D family protein yields MQKYQQEIVSPPKNIELKTPINPSHQFIIGKRSSRKAIEELINQAEEFLFISSYIIEDRSITELICQKAAILPQGVWILTDLNNEVVDAIDTQVEDIPSSREAYQPSDAKKAQCLKLLLAAGARIRGGAFHLKTYISETAAYLGSCNLTGGSLDFNLESGFICQGTTTHQNLWQYFIRCWEHKTKYDIVPLPSGFIQRTLNNSSPDSKFSSQTLLTPKQYREDLSWELSKGSEKVAIYSRNFSPDTEILSLLATRSTSVYADGFINNPNHRITAYLKSGVHAKVTLIGDRVAYLGGVNFQFSRRGFSLIDLMYKTCDRDEIMQIQRQLSVSSF; encoded by the coding sequence GTGCAAAAGTACCAGCAGGAAATTGTATCACCACCAAAAAATATCGAACTCAAAACCCCAATTAACCCCAGTCATCAATTTATTATCGGTAAAAGAAGTAGCCGCAAAGCAATTGAGGAGTTAATTAACCAAGCAGAGGAATTTCTGTTTATTTCTAGCTACATCATAGAAGATCGCAGTATTACCGAGTTAATTTGTCAAAAAGCAGCCATCCTACCACAAGGAGTCTGGATACTTACAGATCTAAACAATGAAGTTGTAGATGCGATCGATACCCAGGTAGAAGATATCCCCAGTTCGAGAGAAGCTTATCAACCCTCCGATGCCAAAAAAGCTCAATGCTTAAAACTGCTTTTAGCTGCGGGTGCGCGTATTCGTGGTGGTGCTTTTCATCTCAAAACTTATATCTCAGAAACAGCAGCTTATTTAGGTTCGTGTAATCTAACTGGAGGAAGTTTAGACTTTAATTTAGAAAGTGGTTTCATCTGTCAGGGAACTACTACTCATCAAAATTTGTGGCAATACTTTATTCGCTGCTGGGAACATAAAACCAAGTACGATATAGTTCCCTTGCCGTCTGGATTTATTCAACGTACTCTTAATAATTCGTCACCTGACAGTAAATTTAGTTCTCAGACACTTTTAACCCCCAAGCAGTATCGAGAGGATTTATCTTGGGAATTGAGTAAAGGTTCGGAAAAAGTAGCAATATACAGCCGCAACTTTTCACCCGATACAGAAATTCTTAGTTTACTTGCAACTCGCTCTACTAGTGTCTATGCTGACGGTTTTATAAATAACCCCAACCATCGGATAACAGCCTATTTAAAATCGGGAGTTCACGCCAAAGTTACGCTTATTGGCGATCGCGTTGCCTATCTTGGCGGAGTTAACTTCCAGTTTTCACGACGCGGATTTAGTTTAATTGACCTAATGTATAAAACTTGCGATCGCGACGAAATCATGCAAATTCAAAGACAATTATCAGTTTCATCTTTTTAA